GTGCCTTCCATCTATGCCGAAATCGGGAGCACCGAGGGGCAGTGGGAAGAACCGATCCCCGGAGAAATTGTTGCCAGGGCCATCCTTGCAGTCTCTCTGGAAAAAGTGCCAACAGCAGTTGGTTTCGGAGGAGGGCACTATGCCATGCGCCAGACCGGGCTTTTACTTGAAACCGGTATATCTTTCGGGCACAATTTCCCCAAGTATCAGCTGGAATTCGTGGACGAAGCTCTTATCCGACAGGCGGTTGAAAAATCAAATGCCGAATTTGCTTACTTTGATCGGAAATCAATGAAAAGTAAGGACCGAAAACGGATATCTGAAATTCTGGATAAACTGGGGTTAAAAGTCTTAAAAGAATCAGAGATTAGGGAGAAGTACGGAAGGGGAGAATAAAGTTCATTGTATAGATCGTTTCTTGGTATCCATGTGTATCCAAGTATCATAAAGGTCGTCAGTCAGGTCAGTCAGATCTTCGGGGCAGAAACATTATGCTTGAAATCGATCCTTTTTCTTTATTCCTCCGTTTCTTGTTCGGAGGAAGCGCGGTTTTAGCTTCCACTCTGATAGCTAGGTCTTTCGGGGGCAAGCTCGGAGGAATCTTTGCTGCCTTTCCGGCAGTGTACCTGGCAGCAGTCGTGGGTCTTAGCCTTGAATATAAAGGCAGTGAACTGCTGTCCGTGACTGAGCAGCTTTCGAGGGGAGCACTGGTGGGAATGGCAGCAGACATCTGCTGTGCACTCGCTGCCAGTTATTTTATTCTCAGGTACGGGTGGAAAAGAGGTCTTGCTTATGCTCTTCTCCTCTGGGCAGTGCTTGCTCCGTTGATTTATCTCATCTGGTTCGGGTTTTGAAAAGAGGAAATGGTTCGGAAAATAACAGTCAAGGGAAAGCAGTTTAAATCGCAACAATCAAAATAAATATTTTTAGTGATATAAATCAATCGGGGACTAAACCAATGGAAATCAAAACAAGTTCTGAAGCATGAGGCTGCTTATGAAAGTTGATATCTACGACCTGGGCCTGAGGTTCATCTTCGGAGGCCTGGCTGTCGCTGCCTGTTATATTGTACTTCAGCTCGTGCCTTCGAAGTCTTTTGCAGGGATTTTTGCCGCTTTTCCTGCGGTAATGGCTGCAGCTGTTATCATGGCCGGACACTTCGGAAGCTCCGAGCAGGCTGCAGACATCGCGTTTGGAGCCAGCGCCGGGATGATGGGCTGCACGGTCTGCGTCTTTGTAGCCAGCTTCTGCATGCAGCACGTGGGAAAATGGGGACTCTCCCTTGTTATTGCCCTCATGGCCTGGCTCGTCAGTTCTTTCATGTTTATCCAGCTGATGCACTGCTTTCTGGAAAAGCGGGGGCGGCAGGTTTAAAACCTGTTCTTTGCTGCTTCTATGGCTACGTCCTTGAAGAGCACATGGAGGTCCCAGAGCAGTTTCCTGTTGGCTTTGAATAGGGCAAAGAGTAGGTCCAAAAGCCTCATGCTTTCGAATTTCACGTCTTTGACGGAGTGGGCAAGGGAGTTGAGGTCTTCATCGCTCAGGTTGACAAAGCAGTTTTTGACGATAAGGTTCGTGTCGATTTTTTTACCGACACCTGTCTTCCACCGTTTTTCGTAGAGTTCTTCCAGTTTCTCTTCTGAGACGTCCCCTGTGGAAATGGCTTCGTAAGCGGCTTCTCCTGCCATTTTCCCGGCATCCATTCCGTTCAGGATCCCGCCGCCTGTTATTGGGTCGGACTGGCGTGCAGCGTCTCCGATCAGCATGAGCCCGTTTGCGGTGAATTTTTCAATGTTTCCCGAAACCGGGACTCCCCCAAAGACCATTTCCACGATTTTGCCTTCCGGAAAGTGTTTTTCCACAAATTTATTGAGGTAGTCGACAGGTCTGGGCTTGAACTTCCCCCCCTTGCTCCCGAGAATCCCTATTCCGACGTTTGCTTTCCCTTCCCCTTTCGGGAAGACCCAGACGTAGCCTCCGGGAGATATCTCATTTCCAAGATAGAATTCACAGCATTCCTGGTCAATGTCAACTCCTGCTACCAGGTACTGGACACAGGTTTCGATATCTGCGGGCTTCAGGGATGTATCGATTCCTGCCCACCGGCCGACCTTTGACTCTATGCCGTCGGCCCCAATGACGATGTCTGCTCGGACTTCGTACTCTTTTCCGAGGTGCATGAGCCTGGCGCCCTTCACGAACCTGTCTTCAATGATAAGGTCCGTGGCCCGGGTCCTGACCCTTACCTCTGCTCCGGCTTTCGCGGCAAGTTCTGCAAGGGCGAGGTCGAAAACTTTCCTTTCGAGGACGAAACCGACTTCCTTTCCCGAGAGTTTTTCTGTCATCTCTACCTTTGTTCCGTCAGGTGCGTATACACGGGACCCATTGACGTCGGCGCAAACCCATCGTTTGTCGATTTCCACGTGCTTCCTGAGAAACTCCTTGCTCACGCCTTCGGCACAGCGCACCGGAGCTCCTATTTCCTGGCGCTTTTCTATCAAAAGTACATCAAGCCCTTTTTCTGCCGCGGTTTTTGCAGCAATGGAACCTGCAGGTCCGGCTCCGACCACTATAATGTCATACCGCTCCTTCATTTCATTTCCTCATGTTTTACCTGAAATTATTCTGTTTTTTAACTATCTCATTTCCTGTTTCCTTACTATGTTCTGTCTACTTCCTATGCCAGGTTTCCTACTTTATTTCACTAATTCAATTGCTCCCACAGGGCAGATTCGACCGCATATACCACATGATGTGCATGTATTCTCATCTACTTCCACCCAGGTTTCTACGAGTTCGAGGGCTCCGCGAGGGCAGACCCCTACACAGGCACCGCAGTAACCACATTTGTATCTGTTTACATTTATTGTCACAAGTTCACCTGCAAATTTAACGGGAAAATTATGGTCCCTGATTAAAGTTCAATCTTTGTATATAAGTTCGGGTCATGTTTCCAATTCAAATTAACTGGAATTCTCTATTCCTGCATTTTCCAGACCGGAAATTTGCTGGAAAATCCTGTGTTCCCTGAAAAGAAAATAAAGAGTCAGGACAACAGCCATCAGGTCTGCAACCGGAAACGCCACCCAGACCCCATTGAGGTCATAGAGCCGCGGAAGGAGGAGCACCATGGGCAAAAAGAAGAGGATGGGACGGGAGACCGAAAGAATAAAAGAAGGCTTTGCCCGCCCCAGGGCCTGGAACAAAGTTGCCCCAATTATATTAATGCCCACCAGAGGTATCCCTAGAACGAAAATCCTCATTGCGGTTTTTCCAAGGTCCAGAAGTGCCGGGTCGGAACTGAAGATGGAAAGGAGCTTCTGCGGGAAAAGAAACATGACCATAAAACCTATGGTCCCGAAAGAAACTGCTCCCAGAGCAGCAATTTTTACGGCTTTGATCACTCTTTCTGGTTTGCCTGCCCCGTAATTGTAGCCTGCAATCGGCTGGAGGCCAAAGGACAGGCCAATAAGGGGCATAAAGACAAACGAGAAAAGCCGGAAAATAAGCCCGTAAACGGCAATTGCGACATCTCCCCCGTAAATTGCAAGAGCAGCGTTTACAAAAATCATATTAACACTTTGTGAAATGTCCATCACAAAAGGTCCTGCCCCTATAGCTGTGATCTCTTTAAGGATTCCCGGATCGGGTTTCAACATCTCAAAGCCGAAGTGAATGGCACTTTTTCCTGCCAGGAAATAATGCAGAAGCCAGAGGGCACACACACCCTGGGAAAAGACGGTTGCAACTGCAGCCCCCCGGACTCCCATCCCTAATCCGAAGATTAGCAGGGGGTCAAGCACGATATTCAGTCCAGCCCCAAGCAGCATTGCGTTCATGGAAAAACGGGCGTTTCCTTCCGCACGGACGATATTCTGAATGGATATCCCGAGGATGCAGGTAATTGCCCCGGCCAGTATGACCTGTATATATTCAACGGCGTAGGGCATTATTCCTTCCGTTGCTCCGAACGCTTTCAGGACCGGGGAAAAGTCCGAAAAACTGAATACAAAAATCAGCACACCCGTTACAAGCCCGGCAGAATAGACATTTCCAAGGGCTCTTCTCGCCCTTTCAATTTCCTTTGCCCCAAGGGCTCTAGAGATAACAGACGCACTCCCGGTCCCCAGCAGAACGGCAATTCCTATAAGGATCATCTGGATCGGAAAAGCAATCGTAAGCCCACCGATTGCAAGAATGCTCTCCTCTGCCCCGTACGCTTTTGCCACGAAAAAAGTGTCCACAACATTATAGAAAGCCTGGACTATCATTGCAATGATTCCGGGGAGAGAAAGCTTGAAGAGCAGCTTTTTGACATCTTCCTTTCCCAGAATATCACTTTTTTCTTCCATTTTTTACTCCTTTTTGTCCTGATACCTGTTCTGGTCCATGTTCTGGTCCATGTTCTGATCTATGTTCTGGTCCATGTTCTGATCTATGTTCTGGTCCATGTTCTGCTCTTTACCCAGATCTCTATTCTGATCCGCAGTTTCTTCCACCAGTACCGGAGGCTCAAACCCGGGTTCAAGGAGCTTTCTTGAAGCTTTTTGTACCAGCTGCCTGAATATTTCTTTTTCTTCCGGGGTGAAATCCGAAAGGAGAGTATCGACAAAAGAAATCAGCTTTTCAAGGACGACACCTCTTATTTCCTTTCCTTTTCCAGTCAGGTAAACTTTGTAAGCCCGGAGGTCATCTTTGTCCCTCTGCCTGTACACATATCCCTCTCTTTCCAGGCTCTGGATCGCCCTTGTGCTTGTTGCTTTGCTTACTTTCAAACTTCTTGCAAGGTTTTCCTGAGAGATGCCGTCTTTGCGGTATAAAACCATTAAAAAATCAAATTGTCCACTTCCGATCCGGTAAGCTTCCAGTTCCTTTGCCATGTATACCAGGTGGCTCCGGTAGATGTGGGCGATCGGGCCGCAGATTGCTCTTGGGTCTTCCATAATTTTATCCTCCCTTTTATTCACCCTTTTTCCAAAGCTGAGAAGCTTGTTTTGAGATCAAGGCGATTTGGAATATAGTTTCATATGAAACTAATCTGATGCCCTCAAGGTTTCAGATACATATAAGAGTTACGGAGGAATCTGAATAAAATAAGGAATCTGAATAAAATAAGGAATCTGAATAAGATAAGGAATCTGAATAAGAAAAGTATTCAGCTTGTTTTCAAATAAGAAAAGGAATCGGGAGTTTATGTGCCTGAAAAAAAGTATATAGAACATATTGATATAATTTGCATATATTCGATGAAGACCTTATCCTGAAATGGCTGGATGAAGGCACTATTGATAACGCTCAGGCAGAAAAGATGAGGGAAGAACTTGCGGAGTATAAAGGGGAACGAGGGTCAGGAAAACAAATCGTTGTCTTTTCAATCATAGAGGTTATTTTATTGGGATTGGTGTCATCCTGTTTGTAGCCTGATTTTACTCTCAGCCTTGCTTTTTGGAGCCAGCTTATTTTTAACTCTAAGGCGGGGTAGTTCACGAATCATAATACCTTTTGAATATTTTTTTATGCTTTTTATATAATACGATATGTTTAAATATAATCTCATTATTTAGTTGTAATTATCAATTAATTTAATTATTTAGTTGTAATTATCAATTATTTATAATTACATCAGTTGTGGCTGTCAAAAAGTAAGTTTTCATTATATAAAAATAAAGAAAATCCTCAGGCGCGTATAGACCGACGCTGTAATATGGCTATATGGCTATGGCAGCCTTGCATCTATACTCTGCAGTTACATATATGGCGTCCTGGAGGAAACATGTTAGAAGATTATAAAATTAGAGAAATCAGGCTGTTGATGCTTGAAAGGACAGTACTTTTCAACAAATTGTTCGAAAGAAAAGTCTATCAAAAAATATCAAGAACCGGCTTGGACGAACTCGAAAAACTCAGCAAACAACAGCCTCTTGCCATAATAATAATTGGCACAGCAGGAGAAATAATCCCTTCATATCTTGGCCTGTGTATGAATCTGGACAGGAGTAGCCTCTCAAGGATGATAGATTCCCTGGAGAATAAAGATATTGTTAGGAGAAGAATAGACCCAAATGACCGCAGGAGAGTTCCGGTCTCCCTTACTGAAAAAGGGAAAAGGTACTATGAGATCCTTAACAAGAAAATGGGGGAAGTTGACGCTTTTCTTATGGGACATCTTGAGGAACAGGACATCAAAGATTATGAAGAATGCCTTAAAACAGAGGTGCGGATCATGAGAAAAATCGAATCCGTAAAGGAAGCATGAAATTGATCCTTAAAAGAATAAAATCCAAAAGAACGGATTCAAGCATTTGGCCTGATTTGATGGATTCTCCTTATACTATATTTACAGAACTTGATCCTCTGTACCCGGGGATCTGAGAAAGCACTTTTTCAGGGGGTCCTATGAAAAGCATCCTGATCTGATTATTAGAGATTCAATGCTAATCTAAGCTGGAATCTAAGCTGAATTTCCTCAGTAGATTTCACGATACTTGGAAAATTATTTGAATTATTT
The Methanosarcina sp. WWM596 DNA segment above includes these coding regions:
- a CDS encoding DUF3147 family protein, which encodes MLEIDPFSLFLRFLFGGSAVLASTLIARSFGGKLGGIFAAFPAVYLAAVVGLSLEYKGSELLSVTEQLSRGALVGMAADICCALAASYFILRYGWKRGLAYALLLWAVLAPLIYLIWFGF
- a CDS encoding DUF3147 family protein, producing MKVDIYDLGLRFIFGGLAVAACYIVLQLVPSKSFAGIFAAFPAVMAAAVIMAGHFGSSEQAADIAFGASAGMMGCTVCVFVASFCMQHVGKWGLSLVIALMAWLVSSFMFIQLMHCFLEKRGRQV
- a CDS encoding digeranylgeranylglycerophospholipid reductase — encoded protein: MKERYDIIVVGAGPAGSIAAKTAAEKGLDVLLIEKRQEIGAPVRCAEGVSKEFLRKHVEIDKRWVCADVNGSRVYAPDGTKVEMTEKLSGKEVGFVLERKVFDLALAELAAKAGAEVRVRTRATDLIIEDRFVKGARLMHLGKEYEVRADIVIGADGIESKVGRWAGIDTSLKPADIETCVQYLVAGVDIDQECCEFYLGNEISPGGYVWVFPKGEGKANVGIGILGSKGGKFKPRPVDYLNKFVEKHFPEGKIVEMVFGGVPVSGNIEKFTANGLMLIGDAARQSDPITGGGILNGMDAGKMAGEAAYEAISTGDVSEEKLEELYEKRWKTGVGKKIDTNLIVKNCFVNLSDEDLNSLAHSVKDVKFESMRLLDLLFALFKANRKLLWDLHVLFKDVAIEAAKNRF
- a CDS encoding 4Fe-4S binding protein; this translates as MTINVNRYKCGYCGACVGVCPRGALELVETWVEVDENTCTSCGICGRICPVGAIELVK
- a CDS encoding MATE family efflux transporter, translating into MEEKSDILGKEDVKKLLFKLSLPGIIAMIVQAFYNVVDTFFVAKAYGAEESILAIGGLTIAFPIQMILIGIAVLLGTGSASVISRALGAKEIERARRALGNVYSAGLVTGVLIFVFSFSDFSPVLKAFGATEGIMPYAVEYIQVILAGAITCILGISIQNIVRAEGNARFSMNAMLLGAGLNIVLDPLLIFGLGMGVRGAAVATVFSQGVCALWLLHYFLAGKSAIHFGFEMLKPDPGILKEITAIGAGPFVMDISQSVNMIFVNAALAIYGGDVAIAVYGLIFRLFSFVFMPLIGLSFGLQPIAGYNYGAGKPERVIKAVKIAALGAVSFGTIGFMVMFLFPQKLLSIFSSDPALLDLGKTAMRIFVLGIPLVGINIIGATLFQALGRAKPSFILSVSRPILFFLPMVLLLPRLYDLNGVWVAFPVADLMAVVLTLYFLFREHRIFQQISGLENAGIENSS
- a CDS encoding MarR family winged helix-turn-helix transcriptional regulator — translated: MEDPRAICGPIAHIYRSHLVYMAKELEAYRIGSGQFDFLMVLYRKDGISQENLARSLKVSKATSTRAIQSLEREGYVYRQRDKDDLRAYKVYLTGKGKEIRGVVLEKLISFVDTLLSDFTPEEKEIFRQLVQKASRKLLEPGFEPPVLVEETADQNRDLGKEQNMDQNIDQNMDQNIDQNMDQNMDQNRYQDKKE
- a CDS encoding MarR family winged helix-turn-helix transcriptional regulator, whose amino-acid sequence is MLEDYKIREIRLLMLERTVLFNKLFERKVYQKISRTGLDELEKLSKQQPLAIIIIGTAGEIIPSYLGLCMNLDRSSLSRMIDSLENKDIVRRRIDPNDRRRVPVSLTEKGKRYYEILNKKMGEVDAFLMGHLEEQDIKDYEECLKTEVRIMRKIESVKEA